In a single window of the Zea mays cultivar B73 chromosome 5, Zm-B73-REFERENCE-NAM-5.0, whole genome shotgun sequence genome:
- the LOC109939669 gene encoding mitochondrial import inner membrane translocase subunit TIM22-4 — protein sequence MDVPDLKYARGGLGVLMGLFFGALENPIMAEEMTARQQIVYTTKQMGSRSISNAKTFAVMGLIFSAAECTIKKVRAKHDTTNTAVAGCVTGGALAVKGGPKATCFGCVGFVAFSVAIEKFFDRYT from the exons ATGGATGTTCCAGATTTAAAATATGCAC GAGGCGGTCTTGGTGTGCTTATGGGACTATTCTTTGGAGCTTTGGAAAATCCGATAATGGCAGAGGAGATGACAGCAAGGCAGCAAATAGTATACACAACAAAGCAGATGGGTAGTAGAAGTATAAGTAATGCCAAAACCTTTGCAGTCATGGGTCTGATTTTCTCAGCAGCTGAATGTACCATAAAGAAG GTTCGAGCAAAGCATGACACTACCAATACAGCGGTAGCTGGTTGTGTCACTGGAGGAGCTTTAGCTGTAAAAG GTGGCCCTAAAGCTACATGCTTTGGATGTGTGGGGTTTGTTGCGTTCTCAGTGGCAATTGAGAAGTTCTTTGATCGGTATACTTGA
- the LOC103628153 gene encoding keratin, type II cytoskeletal 2 epidermal has translation METEEEVKDRDVAGGEQAGILSAMATKIGMAMPGANGDDSHGGSGDDAKSSNGEATRGGSNGGEKQGDESNGGGILSAVASRIGVAMSGANGDRSGSAEDGAKTSAGDAGHGSKGEEKGRGVNGGRIVEQIISNLPSDGQSPDADEASSTPGSFCIED, from the exons ATGGAAACAGAGGAGGAGGTGAAAGATCGGGATGTGGCAGGTGGTGAGCAAGCCGGGATTCTGAGCGCCATGGCCACCAAGATCGGCATGGCCATGCCTGGTGCAAACGGTGACGACAGCCATGGCGGCAGCGGGGACGACGCTAAGTCGAGCAATGGCGAAGCGACCCGTGGTGGCAGTAATGGTGGAGAGAAGCAGGGGGATGAATCCAACGGTGGCGGGATACTTAGCGCTGTGGCTTCCAGGATCGGCGTGGCCATGTCCGGCGCCAACGGGGACCGCAGCGGCAGCGCTGAGGATGGTGCCAAGACGAGCGCTGGCGACGCTGGTCACGGTAGCAAGGGCGAGGAGAAGGGGCGTGGTGTGAATGGTGGTAGAATAGTCGAGCAGATCATTTCTAATCTGCCCTCAG ATGGTCAGTCGCCTGATGCCGATGAAGCTTCCTCAACGCCAGGATCATTTTGTATCGAAGATTAG